CCGCGAATACTTGTTGCGGCTGCGGCGCCATGCCTTCCTGCGCGGCGTGGCCTTGAGCGGCACCGCGGTGGGCAATAACTTTGCCCGGCCCAAGGGCGAGGCCCTGCAAAAGGAAATTGCCAGCGTGAAGGAATGGATTGATTACGCCGCCATCCTGGGCGCGCCGCACATCCGCATTTTTGCCGGGCCGGCGCCCAAGGAAATTCCGCTGGCGGAGGCCACCCGCAACTGCCTTGAGGCCATTGAGGAATGTTGCGCCTATGCGGGCGAAAAAGGCGTGATGTTGGGCCTGGAAAACCACGGCGGCATCGTCACCACCGCCGAGCAGTTGCTGGCCCTGGTCAAGGCCGTGCGGAGTCCCTGGTTTGGAGTGAACCTGGACACCGGCAATTTCACCAGCGAAGACCCCTATGCCGAGCTGGCCGCCTGTGCCCCCTATGCGGTGAATGTCCAAATCAAGGTGGAAGTGCGCCGCCAAGGCGCCCCCAAGCCGGAGCCGGCCGACTTGCCGCGGCTGGTGCGGATTTTGCGCGAGGCCAATTATCAAGGTTACGTGGCCCTGGAATACGAGGCCGCCGAGGACCCCTGGGACGCCGTGCCCCGCTGGTTGAAGGCCATGCAAGCGGCCCTGGCGTCATGAAGCCGGACAGCGGCCATGGGCCGGCGCCGCATCCCGCGCCATGATACGGCTCCACATGATGCCCGCCTGCGGCGAACGCCTGCTGCGATTTGCAGGCGACCGCGCGCGTTTTGAATTGCTCTGTGAACCCGCGCCGCCGCCGGCCGGCTGGCGGGGCATGTTGCGCACCAACCTGGGCCGCGGCGAGATGTTGCGCGAGGAAATTATCAACGCCCACTTCCAGCCGCTGCCGCTGGCGGGGGCTTCCTGGCGGGACATCCCCATGACCCCTACGGCGCGCGGCTGGGAGCTGGAATTGCCGCTGCTCGAGACCGGCTATTTCCAGGCCAAGGCCTATGCGTTGGATGCGCAGCACCGCCAGCATTGGCCGCCCGGCTTGAATGTGGGGCTGAGCGTGCATCCGGATGATTGCCGCACCGGCAACATCATTTATTGCGCCTTCACCCGGCTCTATGGCCACACCCGTCATCTGTCCCGGGCGCGGGACGAGGCGCTTGAAGAACGCTTGCGGCTTCTGGACGAGCAGGGTTACGCCGTCATTCCGCCCTCCGGCAAGCTGCGAGATTTGACCCGGCTGTTGCCCCATATCTTTGAGACCCTGGGCTGCCGGGTGTTGCAGTTGCTGCCCATCAACCCCACGCCCACCACCTATGCGCGCTTTGGCCGGTTTGGCAGCCCCTATGCCTGCCAGGACCTGACCGCCATAGACCCGGCCCTGGTGGAGTTCGACCGGCGGACCACGGCGCTGGACCAGTTTCAGGAGCTGGTGGCAGGCGTGCATCGTTACGGAGGCAAGCTTTTTCTGGACCTCGTCATCAATCATACCGGCTGGGGCGCCACCCTCCTCAATGAACATCCTGAATGGTACCGCCGCGAGCCGGACGGCGAGTTTGCCAGCCCGGGCGCCTGGGGCAACATCTGGCGCGACCTGGTGGAGCTGGACCAAAGCCATCCCGCCCTGTGGGATACGCTGGCCGAGGCGTTTTTAACCTGGTGCCGCCGCGGGGTGGACGGTTTCCGGTGCGATGCCGGCTACAAGGTGCCTCTGCCAGTCTGGCAGCACATCACCGCCCGCGTGCGCCAGGAATACCCGGACACAATCTTCCTGCTCGAAGGCCTGGGCGGCTCCTGGGAGGCCACCGAACTGCTGCTCACTGAAGGCGGCATGCAATGGGCGTATTCCGAGTTGTTTCAGAACTACTCGGGGCGCGAGGTCTCCAGTTATCTGGATTATGCGCTCCGGCAATCCGAGCGGGTGGGGCTTTACACCCACTACAGCGAAACCCATGACAACAACCGTCTGGCCGCGCGCGGCCGGGCCTGGTCCTTGTTGCGCAACCGCCTCTGCGCCCTCACCAGCGTGTGCGGCGGATTTGGTTTCACCGGCGGCGTGGAATGGCTGGCCGAGGAAAAAATCAACGTGCATCAATGCGCCGGCCTGAACTGGGGCGCGCCCGAGAATCTGGTGCAGGAACTGGCCGCCCTGAACCGCCTGCTGCGGCAGCATCCGTGTTTCTTCGACGGCGCCCGCCTGGAACGCTTGAGCGAGCCGGAGTCCCCGGTTTTTGCCCTGCGCCGGATTTCCGCCGAGGGCGGCGATGAAGTACTGGTGCTGGTGAACACGGATGCGGAGCAAAGTCACTCCGTGCATTTGCGGCTGCCGCAAAAACTGGGCGGCACGCCCCTGGTGGATTTGCTGGGGCAAACACCCCCCATGGTCTTTTTCCGGCCTGACGGCCACGCCGTATTCACCCTGGAGCCGGCGGCGGTTTTTTGCCTGGCGGCCACGCCGCATCCGGTGGGTTTGCATGGCGACGAGTACCGCCGCCTGCGCGCCGCGGCGGCGTGGGCGTTGCGCGCCATCGCGCATCACGTGCCCATCGAGGCCATTGGCCCCTGCGACTGGCCCATGCTCGCGCTGATTGCCCGCCGCCAGCCCTGGGATTTCCTGGGCTGCCTGCACCGCTTGGATGCCGCGCAGACGGCCCGGCATTTGCTGGCCGCCCTGAATCAGGCGCGCGCGGGCCTTTATTATCCGCGCGTGGTGGTGTGGCAGGAAGCCGATGCGCGCCGCATTACGATGATTCCCTCGGGCCACTGGCTGGCCGTGCGCGAAGCCGCGCCGTTTCGTGCCCAACTGAGTTTTGGCGGCGCCCAGCGTCCGGTCAATGTGGCTTCCGTGGAAACCGACCAGGGGCACGTGGCCGCCTTCCCGCCGCAGGCCTTTGACGGCGAAGCGCGACTGCGCCTGGAGCGTCCCGCTCAAACACCACCCGTCCTCACCGCCACGCTGCGCTTCCTGCCGGCCGAGCCGCCACCGCCGGTGTATGAGGCCGCCCGGCTCAAGGCAGTGCCCTCACCGCTGCATTTGCCCATGGTGCTGCTGACCAACCGCGGCGGCGCCATGGCCCGGCTGGCCGTGGATTTGGGCAACCTCAAAAGCAAATATGACGCCGTGCTGGCCGCCAACCTCCACCCCACCATGCCGGTGGACCGGCACGTGCTCGTCAAGCGCCTGCGGTTATGGGTCAACGCGGATGGTTTCATTACGCCGCTCAACGCCGCCAATTTGCTGGAGTTTCATCCCGGCCCGCCGGCCCGCTGGCGGTTTGTGGCACATGCCGGCGATGGGCGCAGCCTGGAACTGGAACTGACGGCCCTCATGGCCGAGGGCAAAAACACCCTCTGGTTCAAACTCAGCCGCCCGGCCCGGCTCCCCGCGCTGGGACAGCCCCTGCCGCCCCAATGCCAGGTGAGCGTGACCGCCCGCTTTGACCTGGAGGACCGCAATTTTCACTGGGAAACCAAGCACACCCCCGGGGCCGAACACCACTTCACGGCGCATCACCGGCCGCTGCGCCGGCCGGCCGGGTTTGTCTTTGAGCCTGACCCCCGGCGTCGGCTTTGTGTGGTCACGGACCGTGGTCTGTACCATCCCCAGGGCGAATGGTCCCATAACCTCCCGCACTGGGTGGAACAAAGCCGCGGCATGGAAGGCTGGGGCGATGCCTACAGCCCGGGCTGGTTTGAAATTCCGCTGGCGGCGGGCGAGCACGCCACGCTGGCCTGTTCCGCCGAGCCTCATTTTGAAACGGGCCGGCTCCGTTTCCCCGCGGTGCCCCGCCGCCTGCCTCCACCGCGGACTTTTGAGCAAACGCTGCGGACGGCCGTGGAAGCCTTCCTGGCCCGGCGTGAACAAGGTTGGACTCTGATTGCCGGGTATCCCTGGTTTTTGGATTGGAGCCGGGATGCCTTGATTGGTGCGCGGGGACTGCTGGCCAGTGGTTATGTGGAGGAGGTTTCCTCCATGCTCAGCGAGCTGGGCCGGTGGGAGGAGCGCGGCACCCTGCCCAACGCCTTTTATGGGGGCGACGGCTCCAATCGCGACACCAGCGACGCCCCGCTGTGGTGGGCGCTGGTGGCCGAGGAATTGGCCGCCTTCCTTCAGGCCCGCCGCCCGGGACGCCGCCAAGCCGTTGCTTTTTATGACCAGAAGGTGGCCGATGACCGCCGCACGTATCGCGAAGTTTTAATTTCCATCGCGGAGCACTACCTGGCGGGCACGCCCAATGGCATTCAGGTGGACCCCGCTTCGGCACTGGTCTGGAGTCCCGCGCATTTTACGTGGATGGATACCAATCATCCGGCGGCCACACCGCGCGAAGGGTATCCCATCGAAATCCAGGTGCTGTGGGTACGCTTGCTGCGGCATCTGGAGCGACTGGGCTGCACACGCCAGGGCGAAACTTACGGCAGCCTGGCCGCCCGGGCGCAACATGCGCTGGAAACTTTCTATTGGCAGGAAGACTTGGGCTGGTGGGCGGACACCTTGCTGGCCCCGGCAGGCCAGCCAGCCCGCCAGGCGGTGCCCGACCGCTGCCTCCGTCCCAATGCCCTGTTCGGCATCACCCTGGGCGTTTTTACGGGCGAACGCGCGCGCCGTTACCTGACGGCGGTGCAACGCCACCTTTTGGTACCCGGCGCCGTGCGCTCCCTGGCGCCCTTGCCCGCCGACCCTCCACTGCCCGTGCGCGCGGCGGACGGCCGGCTCTTGAATCATCCCGAGCAGCCTTATTGGGGCCGTTACGAAGGCGATGAAGACACCCGGCGCAAACCCGCCTACCACAACGGCACGGCCTGGACCTGGCTGCTGCCGGTCTATGCCGAGGCCCTGGCGCGGGCTTATGAGTTGGAAGCCGAGGCCGTGGCAGCGGCCCGCGGTTGTCTGGCCAGCTTGAACGACCGCCTGACCGCCGGATGCCTGGGACACCTGCCGGAAATTGTGGACGGAGACGCCCCCCATCAAGAACGCGGCTGTGACGCCCAAGCCTGGAGCGCCACCGAAGCCCTGCGCGTCTGGCTCTGGCTGGAAAGCCTGCGCCCAAAAACCAGAACCAGCCGGCGGCCTCAAAGCGCCGGCGGAAAACCCAGGACGCGCCGGCCTTCGCGCCGCAGTTGACCCCGGGCAATGGCGGCAATGCAGGCCGGGTAAAGCTCGCGCTCGGCCACTTGAATCCGCGCATGGAGGGAAGCCGGGGTGTCCTCATCCAACACCGGCACAACACGCTGGCCAATGACCGGGCCGGTGTCCACTCCTTGGTCCACAAAATGCACCGTGCAACCAGTGACCTTGACGCCGTACTCCAAGGCTTGTTTCCAGGCTTCCAAGCCCGGAAAAGCCGGCAACAAACTGGGATGAATGTTCACCACCCGCCCCTCAAACGCCTTGAGAAACGGCCCCTTCAGGATGCGCATAAAACCTGCCAGCACCACCAAATCCACCCGCGCCTCCTGCAGACGGGCGATGTAACGGGCCTCAGTTTCCTCATCCAGCTTGGTGCGGAATTTGCCCGGCGGCAAGTACTCCGCGGGGATGCCCCGCTGGCGTGCCAGCTCAAGAATGCCTGCATTTTCCACGTCGCTCAGCACCAGCACGGGCTGGGCCGGAACCCGGCCCGCCGCACAGGCATCAGCAATGGCGGCGAAATTGGAGCCTTTGCCCGAGCCGAGCACTCCCAGGCGAAAACTGGCGGCGGCAGCTTGCGTTTGCATGCGCCTTCTTTAGCCCGGAGCCGCCCCCATGAGCAAGCAGGAAGGGAAGGCCGGAGCAAGGGCGGGCGAAGTCAAAAATGAATTTGATGTTTTTCCGCTCCCCCTTGGCCAGACTCAGGTTGACACTGAACGCGCACACAGCAGTGCGCCGAATAATTCCCCTCTCCCTCTGGGAGAGAGCTGTCAAAGTCTATTACTGAAATGAGTGTATTTCCCTCTCCCCGCGGGCGAGGGTCAGGGTGAGGGTGACTTAGCGCAGGCGTGCCGCCGTAGCGCAGGCGTCCTCGTCCCGCAAAGCGGGATTCAGCCTGCGTCCCGCAGGCCAAAGGGGGGCCACAGGGTTAGGGCAGGATAATCCGCGCAACTATAATTTCCCCCTCTCCCCTTGGGAAAGGGCTAGGGTGAGGGGCCTCTTCTCCCTCTTCGTTCCCTTTGTTTCCTTCTGTTCAAAATTTGTGTCCATTCGTGTTCATTCGTGGTTAGTGTTTTCCCCTTTCTCGCGCTCTGCCCCCTTTTCCCTCCACCCCATCGTGGAAAAAGGCTAAGGTGAGGGTGTGTAGCGCAGGCGTCCTCGCCTGCGGGTTCACGGAGCCTCCCGGCTCCGTGACTACAAAACTGCCGCGGTCATGCCGACTCGCTTACAAGCACAGTGCCACACGTCAACCTATCATTCGTCGTAGCGCAGGCGTCCACGTCCTGCGAAGCGGGATTCAGCCTCCGTCCCGCAGGCCGGAGGCAACGAATTGAGATGAGAACATCTATGGGGTTTCTATTCTTACTTTCCCTCCTCGCCTGCATTGAGCAAACGCAGATAATGAATAATTCGAGGCACATTAACTATTTTCCCTCTCCCCCCGGGAGAAGGTCAGGGTGAGAGCATGTAGCGCAGGCGTCCCCGCCTGCGGGTTCACGGAGCCTCCCGGCTCCGTGATTGCTGAATTGCCAACGTAAAGAGGAAACGCTCGGAAACAACAAACCGTGCGCCAATCTTTCCTGTGCCGTAACGAAGGTAAGCACGCATCGTAAGGTTGGAATAAGCCTGCGAGACGCAGGCGGTACTCGCAGGCGGGACGCCTGCGCTACATGGGGTACGCCTACGCTACGACACCGCTCCTATGGCCTAAGTGAGGCAAGCCAAAAGCCGATTTGGGGGTGAGTGAGGGCTTGAAGGCATGGGGGATTTGGGGGATATTGGGCACGAGGTCAGCCACAAGATGCAGGTGAATGAAGCCATAGGTGCGTTGGCAATCGTGGAGGAGAAGAATTGTCCCGCAGTGTATGGGCCAATGGGTGCGGTGCGCACGCACGTGTGGGGGGTGGATTTGTCGGGGACGACACACGGGGCGTATTCGGCTTCGAGGGGTTTTGAAACTGGGTGGGTGCAAGCTGTCGGTCTCGGGGAGCGCACGCGTCCCGCGTGCAGACTTCGGCGTCCCGCCGAAGAGGAGTCATTGCTCCAAGAGACTATCGCATCCACATCACAAAGTGCGCCACAATACAAATACGGCCCGTTTGGCGACCTTCTTCGTGCCACGGGCTCCCCGGCCCAGACGTTCAATCATCTCTTCTCCACCAAATACTTTGACTGGGAAACCAGCCTGTACTACTACGGCCACCGCTACTACTTCTCCAACCACGCCCGCTGGCCAAACAGAGACTCGTTGCAGGAAGCAGGAGGAATCAACCTCTACGGCTTCGTTCAGAACAATCCGGTGGATTATGTGGACACAGACGGGCGAGGAATCTTCAAGCTTCCTCCAATTGAAATTCCGTGGCCGAAACTTCCTCCGATTGAAGTCCCTTGGCCCAAGATCCCGCCATTCCCGTGGCCGAAGCCGAAGCTGCCGCCAGTAAATCCACCGAACTCAGTTCGATGCGCGGGTTACTTGCCCTTCATCGGTTCAACGTGCGACGGGGGAAAGCCTGATTCGTATCCGGCTGGAGCATACAAGTGCTGCAAGGATTTCATGGACGAGTATAAGTGCTCGGACAAAGTCCAGTGCGTTGCGAACTGTCTTCAAGCGGCCGAGGTCAATTGCCAAACGGAGGAGTCGTGCGACAACCGTAACGACTGTCGAAAGAAAGCTCACGTGGACTGTTATTCCAAGTGCCAATTTATCCCCGTGAAAGGAGTGCCAGCATCATGCATAGCGATTGGCTTGACCGGGCTTTGAGCATCATGGCGAGAGCGCTGCTGTTCATCGTCAAATCGCTCTGCTTGTTCGTCCCGACGTTTTTGGTTGTTTACGTCCTCGGGACGATTCTGCTGACTGCGTGCTTTGGCATCTTGACCGGAACACCCCATTTGATATTGTCACGAGATTTGTCGGGCATTCCGTTCATCTGGTATGCATTTGGCATGGCATGGCGCTTGGCAATCATTGCCTCGGCATTGGTGTGGATGCTGGCAACGCTATTTGCTGCAATCGGCAAGCAGCACAAAAGCTTTCTCGCATGGCTTGCGTTTATGCTCATCGTGGGTGTCCTGGTCGGCGGTCTTTCAGCACTTCCCGTTCTTTCTGCCGGAGCGTCTGAATTGAATGGACTGGACGGCTCACGCATTGTTGTCGCGTATCTCCTGTGCTTCGCCGCCGTAGGAGCTTTCGCCTGCGGTGTTCTCTCAGCACTCTGGTATTTTGCGTATCACAAATGGTTTTCCTTAAATCCAGATTCCGGCTGTCCCGCACAAACGGTGTAAGGAAATCAGCCGTGCTCAGGCTGCAGTGAAGTTAAGTCGGCCACCCAGGCGTGCGCCCCGGCTGCGGCGTCGGATTGGGGAGACTGGGGTTGCAACGGTGTTGATGAGGATGCAAATACGGCTACCACGACAAGTTGATAAGCGAGTTTGCCGCGGAAAGGGCAGCCGGACCACGGCGGCTACGCTACCCGCGCCCAAGCGCAAGCGGACGCCTTTGCCTACTTTGAAACCGATTCCAACCGCACGCGGCTCCACAGCGCGCTCGGCTACCAATCCCCTGTGGACTTTGAGAACCAAATCAACTCCATACAACCCATGTGCACCCCTTATTCCGGTTGTCCAACAAACCGGGGCAAGCCCAAACGGGTATGACTCGCGCGAAATATCCCTGCCACAATCTGTTTTTACTGCCTACGCCGCGAGCGGACTGATGCAGTCTTAAACTTTGAAGGCTTACTCAAAACTGGTGGCCACGCCAGCCTTGCTGCGTTCCTGGAGCCATTTGCGATAGTCTTCCTCGGTGTCCACCACCACATAACCGGCCATTTTGGCATGGCCGTTGCCGCACAATTGAGCGCAGGTGATCATGTACCGCCCCACCCGCGTTGGGGTGAACTGGGTGGTGGTGGGGACGCCCGGAATGGCATCCTGGGTGGTGCGAAAAGCCACCACTTTGAAGCTGTGAATCACGTCCTTGCTGGTCAGCCGGATGACCACCGGCTTGCCGACCGGCACGTGCATTTCACCCATGGGCGGGGTGATGTCGTCCTTGGCGGCGGGGTCTTTTTCGTCGTACCCCAGGGGATTGCTGGGAGACACCAAGCTGATGTCCTGCCGGCCAAAAACACCATCCGGGCCGGGATACCGAAAGTTCCATTGGAATTGTTCGGCTGTGACGCGCACCTGGGTGACGTCACCGCCGGTGGGCAGGTTTTTGGGGTCCGTCAGCTTGGCCCACATGGGCAGCGCGAAAGCCAGCAGTATGAGGGTTTCAATGCCGGCCACCACCAGCTCGAGGTATTTCGGCGCGTTGGTTTGCGCGCCCAGGTGATTGGCTTTCGGGGTTTTGGTCTGGCGGAAGCGCAGGAGGACGTAAATGAAATACGCGCCCCAGCCGATGAACAGCACCAGCATGAGCCAGTGCAGATAATTAATCAGGCGGTCCACGTCCTGGCCGTGTTGCGAGGCCAGGGGGGGCATGGGCACCAGATTGGCAAACAGCAACAAGTTCATGGTTGCGGGGAGTGGGAAGCGGAAACCGCTGATTCCACCACGCGGGCTTCGGCAGCAGCCCGGCGCGAAAGATAGATGAAGAAACCCGCCAGCCAGCCCAGCACCAACAGCACCAGCCCCAGCAGGGCAAAGATGCCCATGTTCAGGCCCTCGGCCAGTTTGGAGTCGGACTTGCCAAAGCACGTGGCGCAGGCGGCCGCCGTTTGCGGCCAGTTCAGCCAGCACAGCAGCGCCAACAACGATAATCGCGCCCAGGTAACTCGCGTCTTCATTGGATGCCCTTCATCTTGCGCCAAAAATAAATCACGTAGCCAAACAGGACGATGCCCGACAACGCCGAGCCGCCGCCGTACACGGCAAAGGCGGTTTCGCCCGTCTTAAGGTAGATATTGAATGCCCAGGCCGCAAGGCCCAGGGTCAGGAGAAACGCGGCGGTGATGAAAAAGATATGGAGGGCTTTGAGGGGCATAAGGGCGCTAGAACAGGTAAAACAACGGGAAAACAATCAGCCACACAAAATCCACAAAGTGCCAGTACACCACCGAGCATTCGATGCGATTGGTGAACCGCTCCGGCTCGGTGAACCACATGCGGCGGCCCGGGCCCCACAGGTAAAACATGACGATGATGCCGCCAATCACGTGCAGGGCATGCAACCCCGTCAGGGCATAGTAGATGGCGAAATAACTGCTATGGGCGGGCGCATAGGCAGTCATGCGGAAGATGTCGCTTACCGCGATTTTCAGCGGCTCGGCATGGCCGCCCGCGGCCACGTCCGGATACAAGGTGATTTCCTGCACGCCCTTGGCCTTGAGTTGCTTGTGGGTCAGCAGCCACGGGTTGCCCTCCAAATGGCCGGTGATGCTGCGCCGCCCCGGAAACACCCCCGGCTCCTTCAGCCATTGCTCATGATGCGGATGGGCGGCGGCAAGTTTCTCTGCGGCCTGGTCCGTCAGCCACACTTCATAGTGAATGAACTTCTGGCGGTACTCCACGCCCTTGATGCAGAGAAAGACCACCGCGCAGAGCAAGGTCAGGCCCTGGTAGAGCTTGAACTTGTCAAATTGTTTGAGCTTGAGCGCCGTCCAGCCCATGACCACCAGGATGCTGGAGGAAATGAGGATGGCGGTGTTCATCGTGCCCATCGCCAGGCTCATCATGCGCGTGGGCCAGAAATCCGCGCCCGTCCGCAAGGCGGCATACGACGAAAACAGCGCGCCAAACAACATCACCTCCGAGGCGATAAACATCCAGATGCCCAGCTTGCCGTTGTACAAGCCGGTCTCGCGCCGGGGCGTCACTGTGTAGGGAATTTCCATGGCGGCCGAGGACATAGGCAAATTAACGCGCGGGTTGCGGCTGGTTTTGGGGCGTAAAATCCGTGGGATGCCCCGGGATGGAATACTCGTAGGCGCTCCGGTACACCCGCACTGGCTCCAGGAAGTTGCCATGTCCGGGCGGGGTGGGCGTCTGCCACTCCAGCGTGGTGGCCTGCCACGGATTGTCTGATTTCACCGGCTCCCCATGCCGCAGGCTCCAGAAGAAGTTAATGATGAACGGAATTTGCGCCAGCATCAGTCCAATGGCGGCATGGGTGATGTTGATGTTCAAATCCACCACCCATTGCGGCAGCCCCACCACCGCCAGATTATCCGCCTGGGCGTAGGTGGCCCCGCCGTCGGACATCCGGCGGCTCATGCCATAAATGCCCTGAATGAACATGGGGAAGAAGACAAGGTTCATGAAAATGAACGACAGCACAAAATGCACGCGCCCCCAGAACTCGTTCATAAACCGGCCGGTGGCCTTGGGGTACCAATGATAAATGGCCGCGAAAATGGCAAAGATGGTGCCCGGCGCCACCACATAGTGGAAGTGGCCAATCACATAATAGCTGTCATGCAGGTGGATGTCGCTGAAGCTGAAGCCCAGCGGCAGGCCGGTCAACCCCCCGATGCCAAACATGGGGAGGAAGGCCAGGGCAAACAACATGGGGGTGTTGAAGCGAATGGAGCCGCCCCAGAGCGACACAAAAAAGCAGGTGATGATGATGACCGAAGGGATGGAAATAATCATCGTGGTGGTTTGGAAAAACGTGCTCAGGCGCGTGCCCATGCCGGTCAGGTACATGTGATGCGCCCACACAATCATGGACAGAAAACCCAGCGCCAGCGAGCTGTACACCATCAACCGGTAACCCCAGATGGCTTTGCGCGTGTTGGTGGAAATGACCTCCGCCAGCGTGCCCAGCGCCGGCAAAATCAGCACATACACCTCCGGATGCGCCAGAAACCAGAACAAATGCTGGTACAGCAAGGGACTGCCCCCGCCGGAGATGTCCAGGGGCTGGCCACCCACCACCAGGCCGGTGGGCATGAAGAAACTGGTGCCCAAAACCTTGTCCATGAGCTGCATGATGCCCGCCGCTTCCAGCGGAGGAAAGGCCAGCAGCAGCAGAAAATTGGTGACCAGTTGGGCCCAGACAAAAAAGGGCAGGCGCATCCAGGTCAGCCCCGGCGCGCGGAGTTGAATGATGGTGGTGATGATATTGATGGACCCCAGCAGGGAGGAGGTAATCAGCAGCACCATGCCAATGAGCCAGAACGTCTGCCCCATGGTGGGCACCACCACCGCCAGCGGCGAGTAACTCGTCCAGCCGGATTGCGCCGCTCCCCCCGGAATGAAGAAGCTGACCAACATCACCACCCCGCCCCAGAAATAAATGTGATAGCTCATCATGTTCAGGCGGGGGAAGGCCATGTCCGGCGCGCCAATTTGGAGCGGCACCAGGTAATTGCCCAGGGCGCCCACAATCATCGGCACCACGGCCAGAAACACCATGATGGTGCCGTGCATCGCGCCAAAGGAATTGTACAAGTCCGGCGTCATGCGCCCCCCGCGCGCCACATCGCCCAGCACGGCTTCGAGGATGGGGCCAAACACGGGAATGGGCTGGCCGGGATAGGCCAGTTGCCAGCGCATCAGCAGCATCAGGAAGAAGCCAATCAACATGAACACCAGGGCGGTGATGCCGTATTGGATGCCCACCACCTTGTGGTCCACTGAAAAAATGTAGCGCCGCCAGAAACTCAGCGGTTCATGGTGCGCCGCGTGAGCCCCATGCTCATGCGGCGCGGTGTGCGCGTGTTCTACCGTGGTTGTGTCCGACTGCATATTACTTTGCCTGCCCCAAACCCAAACCCGCCATGATTCGCAACGGGCCGGCTAAAATTGTCTTGTGTCCTGGAGGTGTCAAATGGCCGCCCACAGGTATTAAGCCGGCTGTTAAACCTTGTCCCACACCATTAGGCCGACCAGCACCGGCTGATAGAGAATGCTGGCCAGAAACAGCGCGCGGGCGGAGGGGCGATGGAGCCGCCGCGCAAACCAGAGCGTGGCCGAAAGAAAAAGGCCGCCCAGTACCAGGGCGCCTGCCAGGTATAACCCGCCGGTCAAGCCGAGCAGCGACGGCAGGACGCTGGCCGTCATCATGGCCATGGTATAATGCA
This is a stretch of genomic DNA from Fontisphaera persica. It encodes these proteins:
- a CDS encoding cytochrome c oxidase subunit 3; translated protein: MSSAAMEIPYTVTPRRETGLYNGKLGIWMFIASEVMLFGALFSSYAALRTGADFWPTRMMSLAMGTMNTAILISSSILVVMGWTALKLKQFDKFKLYQGLTLLCAVVFLCIKGVEYRQKFIHYEVWLTDQAAEKLAAAHPHHEQWLKEPGVFPGRRSITGHLEGNPWLLTHKQLKAKGVQEITLYPDVAAGGHAEPLKIAVSDIFRMTAYAPAHSSYFAIYYALTGLHALHVIGGIIVMFYLWGPGRRMWFTEPERFTNRIECSVVYWHFVDFVWLIVFPLFYLF
- a CDS encoding cytochrome c oxidase subunit I, yielding MQSDTTTVEHAHTAPHEHGAHAAHHEPLSFWRRYIFSVDHKVVGIQYGITALVFMLIGFFLMLLMRWQLAYPGQPIPVFGPILEAVLGDVARGGRMTPDLYNSFGAMHGTIMVFLAVVPMIVGALGNYLVPLQIGAPDMAFPRLNMMSYHIYFWGGVVMLVSFFIPGGAAQSGWTSYSPLAVVVPTMGQTFWLIGMVLLITSSLLGSINIITTIIQLRAPGLTWMRLPFFVWAQLVTNFLLLLAFPPLEAAGIMQLMDKVLGTSFFMPTGLVVGGQPLDISGGGSPLLYQHLFWFLAHPEVYVLILPALGTLAEVISTNTRKAIWGYRLMVYSSLALGFLSMIVWAHHMYLTGMGTRLSTFFQTTTMIISIPSVIIITCFFVSLWGGSIRFNTPMLFALAFLPMFGIGGLTGLPLGFSFSDIHLHDSYYVIGHFHYVVAPGTIFAIFAAIYHWYPKATGRFMNEFWGRVHFVLSFIFMNLVFFPMFIQGIYGMSRRMSDGGATYAQADNLAVVGLPQWVVDLNINITHAAIGLMLAQIPFIINFFWSLRHGEPVKSDNPWQATTLEWQTPTPPGHGNFLEPVRVYRSAYEYSIPGHPTDFTPQNQPQPAR